Proteins from one Bactrocera neohumeralis isolate Rockhampton chromosome 3, APGP_CSIRO_Bneo_wtdbg2-racon-allhic-juicebox.fasta_v2, whole genome shotgun sequence genomic window:
- the LOC126754184 gene encoding pickpocket protein 11-like — translation MSSRSNLKRSPFQASHNRVFDILNHQQQNMKPKSILVSPVSSNKTNSKLQPRKASRLRQLASLSPVRHWLVENMRNYCNSTSLHGFNYITLKGSTANERHFWIAVVIISIIISIVLVIVSWFWNRETPTVTVIESAHFPTWNIPFPAVTICNFNKISKMKALKLARTLKRPPNVSEEKLLNLFRITMFFNFALNHTEEDFHIFGNILRDNNFTIAKLTQELTPSCMDMISKCVWKGDSLRCDSLFQPVQALEEVCCSFNYYGRTTNNFPKKIAYQVPKQPYRVTGCGHSTGISVILNPITDDYFGTYLSSYGFRLFIHDAYNFPDENAETKVITSGRESFVRINPESTYATNVVRNMDVELRNCLFYNERALPTMQRYSFVNCMAECRTRYLHKLCGCVPMSLPNNGSFRICGLSEIYCILNTREIFALALPTKNTTLSVVQTTDKFPCDCLPTCEFNSYPSEITMGQLDMKLVTTINNINKTMDTNEQILLHVFFSDLMAKRYRKDIFQDWLSSLASFGGLLGLIMGFSIVTAFEFIYFLTFRPIFNYFNDV, via the exons ATGTCCTCTCGGTCTAACTTGAAACGCTCACCATTTCAAGCGTCTCATAATCGCGTTTTTGATATACTaaaccaccaacaacaaaatatgaaacCGAAAAGCATACTTGTATCACCAGTCAGCTCAAACAAAACTAATTCCAAGCTGCAACCACGCAAAGCTTCACGTCTCCGCCAATTGGCCAGCTTGTCGCCAGTACGTCATTGGTTAGTGGAAAATATGCGCAATTATTGTAATAGCACATCGCTGCACGGCTTCAATTACATCACTTTGAAAGGCTCCACGGCGAATGAGCGACATTTCTGGATTGCCGTCGTTATCATATCGATTATAATCTCAATTGTTTTGGTGATTGTTTCGTGGTTTTGGAATCGTGAAACACCCACAGTGACCGTGATTGAGAGCGCACATTTTCCCACATGGAATATACCGTTTCCAGCGGTCACAATttgcaatttcaataagatttcGAAAATGAAGGCGCTGAAGTTGGCGAGAACACT TAAACGGCCACCAAACGTTTCTGAGGAGAAACTATTAAATCTGTTTCGCATAACAATGTTCTTCAATTTCGCCTTAAATCACACCGAAGAAGATTTTCACATCTTCGGTAATATACTCCGTGATAACAACTTTACAATAGCTAAATTAACGCAAGAACTTACACCTAGCTGCATGGATATGATTTCGAAATGTGTTTGGAAAGGCGATAGCTTGCGTTGTGACAGTCTATTTCAGCCAGTACAAGCGCTCGAAGAAGTCTGCTGCTCTTTTAACTATTATGGACgtacaacaaataattttccaaa AAAAATCGCATATCAAGTGCCGAAGCAACCCTATCGCGTTACCGGCTGTGGTCATTCCACTGGCATCTCTGTGATACTCAATCCCATAACCGATGACTACTTCGGCACTTATCTGAGCAGTTATGGGTTTCGTCTATTTATACATGATGCTTATAATTTCCCCGATGAAAATGCCGAAACGAAAGTAATCACTTCGGGTCGCGAGAGTTTCGTGCGCATAAATCCCGAATCGACATATGCGACAAATGTGGTTAGGAATATGGATGTAGAGTTGCGTAACTGTTTATTTTACAATGAGCGAGCCTTGCCAACAATGCAACGCTACTCGTTTGTCAATTGCATGGCTGAGTGTCGTACAAGATATCTGCACAAACTTTGTGGCTGCGTCCCGATGAGCTTGCCAAACAATGGCAGTTTCCGAATTTGTGGTTTGAGTgagatatattgtatattaaatacaCGAG agatCTTCGCTTTGGCATTGCCAACAAAAAATACGACGCTATCGGTGGTGCAAACTACGGATAAATTTCCCTGCGACTGTTTACCCACTTGCGAATTTAACAGTTATCCGTCCGAAATAACTATGGGACAATTGGATATGAAATTAGTTACCACGATCAATAATATAAA caAAACGATGGATACCAATGAACAAATTCTGCTACATGTTTTCTTCAGCGATTTAATGGCCAAGCGTTATCGCAAGGATATTTTTCAAGATTGGTTATCATCATTAG CATCTTTCGGCGGTCTTTTGGGCTTAATAATGGGTTTTAGCATAGTGACAGCTTTCGAATTCATTTACTTTCTTACATTTCGACcgatttttaattacttcaatGATGTTTAA